The following are encoded together in the Streptomyces sp. NBC_01465 genome:
- a CDS encoding RNA-binding protein, translating into MLEEALEHLVKGIVDNPDDVQVASRTLRRGRVLEVRVHPDDLGKVIGRNGRTARALRTVVGAIGGRGIRVDLVDVDQVR; encoded by the coding sequence ATGCTCGAGGAGGCTCTCGAGCACCTCGTAAAGGGCATCGTCGACAACCCCGACGACGTACAGGTCGCCTCGCGCACCTTGCGTCGCGGACGGGTGCTCGAGGTCCGGGTCCACCCCGACGACCTCGGTAAGGTGATCGGCCGCAACGGCCGCACCGCACGCGCTCTGCGTACCGTCGTGGGCGCCATCGGCGGCCGCGGCATTCGCGTCGACCTCGTCGACGTGGACCAGGTCCGCTGA
- the rplS gene encoding 50S ribosomal protein L19 — translation MASLLDGVNAASLRSDLPAFRPGDTVNVHVRVIEGNRSRIQQFKGVVVRRQGAGVSETFTVRKVSFSVGVERTFPVNSPIFEKIEVVTRGDVRRAKLYYLRELRGKAAKIKEKRDR, via the coding sequence ATGGCAAGCCTGCTCGATGGCGTCAACGCCGCCTCCCTGCGCAGCGACCTCCCCGCGTTCCGCCCGGGTGACACCGTCAACGTTCACGTCCGCGTGATCGAGGGCAACCGCTCGCGTATCCAGCAGTTCAAGGGCGTAGTCGTCCGTCGCCAGGGTGCGGGCGTCAGCGAGACCTTCACGGTCCGCAAGGTCTCCTTCTCCGTCGGCGTCGAGCGCACCTTCCCGGTGAACAGCCCGATCTTCGAGAAGATCGAGGTCGTCACCCGCGGTGACGTCCGCCGCGCGAAGCTGTACTACCTCCGTGAGCTGCGCGGCAAGGCCGCGAAGATCAAGGAGAAGCGCGACCGCTGA
- the trmD gene encoding tRNA (guanosine(37)-N1)-methyltransferase TrmD, with the protein MRLDVVTIFPEYLEPLNVSLVGKARARGQLDVQVHDLREWTYDRHNTVDDTPYGGGPGMVMKTDPWGACLDDALADGYEAGAHGPVLVVPTPSGRPFTQELAVELSERPWLVFTPARYEGIDRRVIDEYTTRMPVYEVSIGDYVLAGGEAAVLVITEAVARLLPGVLGNAESHRDDSFAPGAMANLLEGPVFTKPPEWRGRGIPDVLLSGHHGKIARWRRDEAFRRTTLNRPDLIERCDPSAFDKKDREMLSILGWKPGPDGRFGRSPEAVEE; encoded by the coding sequence ATGCGGCTCGACGTCGTCACGATCTTCCCCGAGTACCTGGAACCCCTGAACGTCTCGCTGGTCGGCAAGGCCCGGGCCCGCGGCCAGCTCGACGTACAGGTGCACGACCTGCGCGAGTGGACGTACGACCGGCACAACACGGTCGACGACACCCCCTACGGCGGCGGCCCCGGCATGGTCATGAAGACCGACCCCTGGGGCGCCTGCCTGGACGACGCCCTGGCCGACGGCTACGAGGCGGGCGCCCACGGCCCCGTCCTGGTCGTCCCCACGCCCAGCGGCCGCCCCTTCACCCAGGAGCTCGCCGTCGAGCTCTCTGAGCGGCCCTGGCTGGTCTTCACGCCCGCGCGCTACGAGGGCATCGACCGCCGGGTCATCGACGAGTACACGACCCGTATGCCGGTGTACGAGGTCTCCATCGGGGACTACGTCCTGGCCGGCGGCGAGGCTGCCGTACTGGTGATCACCGAGGCCGTCGCCCGGCTGCTCCCGGGTGTCCTCGGCAACGCCGAATCGCACCGCGACGACTCCTTCGCCCCCGGCGCCATGGCCAACCTGCTCGAAGGCCCGGTCTTCACCAAGCCGCCCGAGTGGCGCGGCCGCGGCATCCCGGACGTCCTGCTCAGCGGCCACCACGGCAAGATCGCGCGCTGGCGGCGGGACGAGGCCTTCCGCCGTACGACGCTCAACAGGCCTGATCTGATTGAGCGTTGCGACCCCTCCGCCTTCGACAAGAAGGACCGGGAGATGCTCTCGATTCTGGGCTGGAAGCCGGGCCCCGACGGCCGATTTGGGCGCAGCCCCGAGGCCGTGGAAGAATAG
- the lepB gene encoding signal peptidase I: MSGSGGSIDSGTSGGRGRLGSVLSGLAVAVGCVLFLGGFAWGAVQYKPYTVPTDSMTPTIKAGERVLAQRIDGGEVHRGDVVVFKDAVWGDSPMVKRVIGIGGDKIACCDAQGRLTVNGKPVEEPYLQDTKRASPVNFTSTVPQGQLFLLGDERTNSMDSRVHLTDADHGSVPRSAVSARVDAIAWPMGGMLARPEGFSSLAGGISQPGPLKLVVWALVAGVVLIVGGSLYGPLARLFGRRKAVSRAAGRG; encoded by the coding sequence ATGAGCGGGTCAGGCGGATCCATAGATTCGGGTACGAGCGGCGGCCGCGGCCGCCTCGGCAGTGTGCTGTCGGGGCTGGCCGTGGCCGTCGGCTGTGTGCTCTTCCTCGGGGGGTTCGCCTGGGGTGCGGTGCAGTACAAGCCGTACACGGTGCCGACCGACTCGATGACGCCGACCATCAAGGCGGGCGAGCGGGTGCTGGCGCAGCGCATCGACGGTGGCGAGGTGCACCGCGGCGACGTGGTGGTCTTCAAGGACGCGGTGTGGGGCGATTCGCCCATGGTCAAGCGTGTGATCGGGATCGGCGGCGACAAGATCGCCTGCTGCGATGCGCAGGGCCGGCTGACCGTGAACGGCAAGCCGGTCGAGGAACCGTATCTGCAGGACACCAAGCGTGCCTCGCCGGTCAATTTCACCTCCACGGTGCCCCAGGGGCAGCTCTTCCTCCTCGGTGACGAGCGCACCAACTCGATGGACTCACGGGTCCATCTGACCGACGCCGATCACGGTTCCGTGCCGCGCTCGGCGGTGAGTGCGCGGGTGGACGCGATCGCCTGGCCGATGGGCGGGATGCTGGCGCGGCCTGAGGGCTTCTCCTCGCTGGCAGGCGGGATCTCGCAGCCGGGCCCGCTGAAGCTGGTGGTGTGGGCGCTGGTGGCCGGTGTGGTGCTGATCGTCGGCGGATCGCTGTACGGGCCGCTCGCACGGCTCTTCGGGCGCCGGAAGGCGGTGTCGCGTGCTGCCGGACGAGGGTGA
- a CDS encoding NUDIX hydrolase produces MLPDEGDLRKVARAVVLDPQDRILLMHGYEPDDPERTWWFTPGGGVEGVETRDETVRRELKEETGIVDVELGPVLWTRICSFPFDGRRWDQDEWYFLVRTEQTETAMDGLTELERRSVEGLRWWTSAELSATRETVYPTRLAGLLKTLLDEGPPAAPVVLAPEIV; encoded by the coding sequence GTGCTGCCGGACGAGGGTGACTTGCGGAAGGTCGCGCGGGCCGTCGTACTGGACCCCCAGGACCGGATCCTGCTGATGCACGGGTACGAACCCGACGACCCGGAGCGCACCTGGTGGTTCACGCCGGGCGGCGGGGTCGAGGGCGTGGAGACGCGGGACGAGACCGTGCGGCGCGAGTTGAAGGAGGAGACCGGGATCGTGGACGTCGAGCTGGGTCCCGTGCTCTGGACGCGGATCTGCTCGTTCCCGTTCGACGGACGCCGCTGGGACCAGGACGAATGGTATTTCCTGGTGCGTACGGAACAGACCGAGACCGCGATGGACGGTCTGACGGAGCTGGAGCGGCGCAGTGTCGAGGGGTTGAGGTGGTGGACCTCCGCCGAACTGTCCGCGACGCGTGAGACGGTGTATCCGACCAGGCTCGCCGGGCTGCTGAAGACGCTGCTCGACGAGGGTCCTCCGGCGGCGCCGGTGGTTCTGGCCCCGGAAATCGTCTAG
- the rpsP gene encoding 30S ribosomal protein S16, which translates to MAVKIKLKRLGKIRSPHYRIVVADSRTRRDGRAIEEIGLYHPVQNPSRIEVNSERAQYWLSVGAQPTEPVMAILKLTGDWQAHKGLPAPAPLLVAAPKEDKRAAFEAFAASIEEGEPKGEAITPKAKKADKKSDEAPAESASESTEA; encoded by the coding sequence GTGGCAGTCAAGATCAAGCTGAAGCGTCTGGGCAAGATCCGTTCGCCTCACTACCGCATCGTCGTCGCCGACTCCCGTACCCGCCGTGATGGCCGGGCCATCGAGGAGATCGGTCTGTACCACCCGGTGCAGAACCCCTCGCGCATCGAGGTCAACTCGGAGCGTGCGCAGTACTGGCTCTCCGTCGGCGCTCAGCCGACCGAGCCGGTCATGGCGATCCTGAAGCTCACCGGTGACTGGCAGGCGCACAAGGGCCTCCCGGCCCCCGCGCCGCTGCTCGTCGCCGCGCCGAAGGAAGACAAGCGCGCCGCGTTCGAGGCGTTCGCCGCTTCGATCGAAGAGGGCGAGCCGAAGGGTGAGGCCATCACCCCGAAGGCAAAGAAGGCTGACAAGAAGTCGGACGAGGCCCCGGCCGAGTCCGCCTCCGAGTCGACCGAGGCCTGA
- a CDS encoding YraN family protein, giving the protein MNARGALGRYGEELAVRTLADAGMTVVERNWRCRAGEIDIVAEDGDALVVCEVKTRREGAFEHPMAGVTPAKADRLRRLAELWLALHGGPPPGGVRIDLVGVLLPRRGAPVVEHARGVA; this is encoded by the coding sequence ATGAACGCACGGGGGGCACTCGGGCGGTACGGCGAAGAGCTGGCGGTACGGACGCTGGCCGATGCCGGGATGACGGTCGTCGAGCGGAACTGGCGATGCCGGGCAGGGGAGATCGACATCGTCGCCGAGGACGGCGACGCACTGGTCGTCTGTGAGGTCAAGACCCGGAGGGAAGGGGCCTTCGAACACCCCATGGCGGGTGTCACCCCGGCCAAGGCGGACCGCCTCAGACGCCTGGCCGAGCTCTGGCTCGCACTCCACGGAGGACCGCCGCCCGGCGGTGTGCGCATCGACCTCGTCGGGGTGCTGCTGCCACGGCGCGGGGCGCCCGTCGTCGAGCACGCGCGGGGGGTGGCCTGA
- the lepB gene encoding signal peptidase I, which translates to MDTEALHDTERDSSSVPDTGEGERSRFVLGRKGWLTVVACAVGLLLFSTYVMQPFLIPSGSMEPTLKVGDRLLVNKLAYRFGSAPRRGDVVVFDGTGSFVSERPAGNPVTGALHGAAAALGLAEPAETDYVKRVVGVGGDHVVCCDRRGRIEVNGKPVDEPYLYPGDAPSSVDFDIAVPAGTLWVMGDHRARSSDSRDHLGDAGGGMVPVGQVIGRAQWIGWPLGRWSSVERTAAFDGVPAAGGSHG; encoded by the coding sequence ATGGACACCGAAGCACTGCACGACACTGAGCGCGACAGCTCCTCCGTACCGGACACCGGTGAGGGGGAGAGGTCGCGCTTTGTGTTGGGGCGCAAGGGGTGGCTGACGGTCGTCGCGTGCGCTGTCGGCCTGCTGCTGTTCAGTACGTACGTGATGCAGCCCTTCCTGATCCCCAGCGGCTCCATGGAGCCCACGCTGAAGGTCGGGGACCGGCTGCTGGTCAACAAGCTGGCGTACCGTTTCGGCAGTGCTCCGCGGCGCGGGGACGTCGTCGTCTTCGACGGCACGGGCTCCTTCGTGAGCGAGCGGCCCGCGGGGAATCCGGTCACCGGTGCGCTGCACGGTGCGGCCGCGGCGCTCGGTCTGGCCGAGCCCGCCGAGACCGACTATGTGAAGCGTGTGGTGGGGGTGGGCGGCGACCATGTGGTCTGCTGCGACAGGCGGGGGCGGATCGAAGTGAACGGGAAGCCGGTGGACGAGCCGTATCTGTACCCGGGGGATGCGCCGTCGTCCGTCGACTTCGACATCGCGGTGCCCGCGGGGACGCTCTGGGTCATGGGTGACCACCGCGCCAGGTCCAGCGACTCCCGTGACCACCTCGGCGACGCCGGCGGCGGCATGGTGCCGGTCGGGCAGGTGATCGGGCGGGCGCAGTGGATCGGGTGGCCGCTCGGGCGCTGGAGCTCGGTGGAGCGTACGGCTGCCTTCGACGGCGTACCGGCGGCGGGCGGCTCCCATGGGTAA
- the ftsH gene encoding ATP-dependent zinc metalloprotease FtsH encodes MSTPTPVPPRDSPDQPWRSEGAPPPPPPKKKMPGGWGGLILTALVVYLIANLVLSLFDSGNEPTVSYTEFNKQVQANNVEKIYAKGDAIQGQLKKSAKNPDGGDDYTKFTTQRPSFADDDLWSALAKDGATVTATPVVQERSFLSNLLISLAPMLLLVVLWIFIARRMGAAMGGGMGGLGRKAPPKPVALESGKRTTFEDVAGIDEVEGELAEVVDFLKNPQDYREMGARMPGGVLLAGPPGTGKTLLARAVAGEADVPFFSASASEFIEMIVGVGASRVRELFAEARKVAPAIIFIDEIDTIGRARGGGSGMGGHDEREQTLNQILTEMDGFSGSEGVVVIAATNRADVLDPALTRPGRFDRVVQVSPPDRGGREAILKIHTRQIPLAEDVDLAQVARTTPGMTGAELANLANEAALLAVKRKEKTVGQSELSDALEKVQLGAERPLVMPEEERRRTAYHESGHALLGMLHPGSDPVRKITIVPRGRALGVTLSTPDSDKYAYTEEYLRARIISALGGMAAEQVVFDVITTGAENDLEQVTNLARGMVGRWGMSEKVGRLTAIPNDSQGAYGLSAAPATLDAVDAEMRRIVDDCYEDAKRLLREHRGQLDALAGALLENETLEEADAYRAAGITRMTKDEA; translated from the coding sequence GTGAGCACTCCCACGCCCGTACCGCCCCGCGACAGTCCGGACCAGCCCTGGCGCTCGGAGGGCGCACCGCCGCCCCCGCCGCCGAAGAAGAAGATGCCCGGCGGGTGGGGCGGGCTGATCCTGACGGCGCTCGTCGTCTACTTGATCGCCAACCTGGTGCTGTCCCTGTTCGACTCGGGCAACGAGCCCACCGTCTCGTACACGGAGTTCAACAAGCAGGTCCAGGCGAACAACGTCGAGAAGATCTACGCCAAGGGCGACGCGATCCAGGGCCAGCTCAAGAAGTCCGCCAAGAACCCCGACGGCGGCGACGACTACACCAAGTTCACCACCCAGCGCCCCTCCTTCGCCGACGACGACCTCTGGTCGGCCCTCGCCAAGGACGGCGCCACGGTCACGGCCACCCCGGTCGTCCAGGAGCGCAGCTTCCTCTCCAACCTGCTGATCTCGCTCGCCCCGATGCTGCTCCTCGTCGTCCTGTGGATCTTCATCGCCCGGCGGATGGGCGCAGCGATGGGCGGCGGCATGGGCGGCCTCGGCCGCAAGGCCCCGCCCAAGCCGGTCGCGCTGGAGTCGGGGAAGCGGACCACCTTCGAGGACGTCGCGGGCATCGACGAGGTGGAGGGCGAGCTGGCGGAGGTCGTCGACTTCCTCAAGAACCCGCAGGACTACCGGGAGATGGGCGCCAGGATGCCGGGCGGTGTGCTCCTCGCCGGCCCTCCCGGCACCGGAAAGACGCTGCTCGCCCGGGCCGTCGCGGGCGAGGCGGACGTGCCGTTCTTCTCCGCATCCGCCTCGGAGTTCATCGAGATGATCGTGGGCGTGGGTGCCTCACGCGTACGGGAACTCTTCGCCGAGGCCCGCAAGGTCGCCCCGGCGATCATCTTCATCGACGAGATCGACACCATCGGGCGGGCGCGCGGCGGCGGCTCCGGCATGGGCGGCCACGACGAGCGCGAGCAGACCCTCAACCAGATCCTCACCGAGATGGACGGTTTCTCCGGCTCGGAGGGCGTCGTCGTCATCGCCGCCACCAACCGCGCCGACGTCCTCGACCCGGCCCTCACCCGGCCCGGCCGTTTCGACCGGGTCGTCCAGGTCAGCCCGCCCGACCGCGGCGGGCGCGAGGCGATCCTGAAGATCCACACCCGGCAGATCCCGCTCGCCGAGGACGTCGACCTGGCCCAAGTCGCCCGTACGACACCCGGGATGACCGGCGCCGAGCTGGCCAACCTCGCCAACGAGGCGGCCCTGCTCGCGGTCAAGCGCAAGGAGAAGACCGTCGGACAGTCGGAGCTCTCCGACGCACTGGAGAAGGTCCAGCTCGGAGCGGAGCGGCCGCTGGTGATGCCGGAGGAGGAGCGCCGCCGGACCGCGTACCACGAGAGCGGGCACGCCCTGCTCGGCATGCTGCACCCCGGATCCGACCCGGTCCGGAAGATCACCATCGTGCCGCGGGGCCGGGCGCTGGGCGTCACGCTCTCCACCCCTGACTCCGACAAGTACGCGTACACCGAGGAGTATCTGCGCGCCCGGATCATCAGCGCGCTGGGCGGCATGGCTGCCGAGCAGGTTGTCTTCGACGTCATCACCACGGGCGCCGAGAACGACCTGGAGCAGGTCACCAACCTGGCCCGCGGCATGGTCGGCCGCTGGGGCATGAGCGAGAAGGTCGGCCGCCTCACCGCCATCCCCAACGACTCCCAGGGCGCGTACGGTCTCTCGGCCGCCCCGGCGACACTGGACGCGGTCGACGCGGAGATGCGGCGCATCGTCGACGACTGCTACGAGGACGCGAAGCGCCTGCTGCGCGAGCACCGCGGCCAGTTGGACGCGCTGGCCGGGGCGCTCCTGGAGAACGAGACGCTGGAGGAGGCCGACGCCTACCGGGCCGCCGGCATCACCAGGATGACGAAGGACGAGGCCTGA
- the rimM gene encoding ribosome maturation factor RimM (Essential for efficient processing of 16S rRNA) yields MQLVVARIGRAHGIKGEVTVEVRTDEPELRLGPGAVLTTDPAATGPLTIATGRVHSGRLLLRFEGCTDRTAAEALRNTLLIADVDPEELPEEPDEYYDHQLMDLDVVLADGTEIGRITEITHLPSQDLFIVERPDGTELMIPFVEQIVTEIDLEEQRAVIDPPPGLIDDSQAEVASTRDEDDA; encoded by the coding sequence ATGCAGCTGGTTGTTGCGCGCATCGGCCGTGCCCACGGCATCAAGGGCGAGGTCACCGTAGAGGTACGCACGGACGAGCCCGAGCTGCGGCTCGGGCCCGGCGCCGTGCTCACCACCGACCCCGCCGCCACGGGTCCGCTGACCATCGCGACCGGCCGGGTGCACAGCGGCAGGCTGCTCCTGCGCTTCGAGGGTTGTACGGACCGCACGGCCGCCGAGGCCCTGCGCAACACCCTGCTGATCGCGGACGTCGACCCGGAGGAGCTCCCCGAGGAGCCCGACGAGTACTACGACCACCAGCTGATGGACCTCGACGTGGTGCTGGCCGACGGCACCGAGATCGGGCGGATCACCGAGATCACGCACCTGCCCTCGCAGGACCTGTTCATCGTGGAGCGCCCCGACGGCACCGAGCTGATGATCCCCTTCGTGGAGCAGATCGTCACCGAGATCGACCTGGAGGAGCAGCGGGCCGTCATCGACCCGCCGCCCGGTCTCATCGACGACAGCCAGGCCGAGGTGGCTTCGACGAGGGACGAGGACGACGCCTGA
- a CDS encoding SAM-dependent methyltransferase yields MTPTLVRHHTVSPEAGARARDWAEIQERMLVPLYEAVYERLEVGPATRLLGLGCGSGLALLVAAARGAAVTGVDSHAERIALARERLLPVDGRPGKEAASTPYNLITAFEPIGCAAGDTEDLVPALREAVGRAERGSPVALTGWGPPERCATSAVLRVAARLTDTVRRPLRDDLEEIAAQAGLKPDGSGRVACPFGYADMDSAVRGLLSTGLFDAAVRATDGSQVEKELTEALHPHVRRDGTVWMANIFRYVIARIP; encoded by the coding sequence ATGACACCTACGCTCGTCCGGCACCACACCGTCTCCCCGGAAGCGGGCGCTCGGGCCCGCGACTGGGCCGAGATACAGGAACGGATGCTGGTACCGCTCTACGAAGCGGTGTACGAGCGGCTGGAGGTGGGCCCTGCCACCCGGCTGCTCGGCCTCGGCTGCGGTTCCGGTCTCGCCCTGCTCGTCGCGGCTGCGCGGGGTGCGGCCGTCACAGGCGTGGACAGCCATGCCGAGCGCATCGCGCTGGCGCGGGAGCGGCTGCTCCCGGTGGACGGCCGGCCGGGGAAGGAGGCCGCGTCCACTCCGTACAACCTGATCACGGCCTTCGAGCCGATCGGCTGCGCGGCGGGCGACACGGAGGATCTCGTGCCCGCGCTCCGGGAGGCGGTCGGCCGCGCCGAGCGGGGCAGCCCGGTGGCCCTGACGGGCTGGGGTCCGCCCGAGCGATGCGCCACCTCGGCGGTGCTGCGGGTGGCCGCGCGGCTGACGGACACCGTACGGCGGCCGCTGCGGGACGACCTGGAGGAGATCGCGGCGCAGGCCGGGCTGAAGCCGGACGGCTCCGGCCGGGTGGCCTGCCCCTTCGGCTACGCGGACATGGACAGCGCGGTGCGGGGGCTGCTCTCGACCGGGCTCTTCGACGCGGCGGTCCGGGCGACGGACGGCTCACAGGTGGAGAAGGAGCTCACGGAGGCGCTCCATCCGCATGTGCGCAGGGACGGCACGGTCTGGATGGCGAACATCTTCCGGTACGTGATCGCCCGTATCCCCTAG
- the lepB gene encoding signal peptidase I: protein MAVGARSGHDEPEDRPGTSGDAEVVDSDPPAADGGGDTAEATDPEPKKQRSFWKELPLLIGIALILALLIKTFLVQAFSIPSDSMQDTLQRGDRVLVDKLTPWFGSEPSRGEVVVFHDPGGWLEGEPTPNPNAVQKFLSLVGLMPSAEEKDLIKRVIAVGGDTVSCKKGGPVVVNGKALDEKSYIFPGDTPCDDEPFGPIHVPKGSIWVMGDHRQNSLDSRYHQELKGGGTVENKQVVGRAFTVAWPVNHWDWLSVPSTFDQPGINAAATVGPAGLGLAGALPLVLWRRRRLTRGSTAG, encoded by the coding sequence TTGGCGGTCGGCGCACGATCCGGACACGACGAGCCGGAGGACCGACCCGGTACGTCCGGCGACGCTGAGGTCGTGGACTCCGATCCACCGGCGGCGGACGGCGGCGGGGACACGGCGGAAGCCACTGATCCCGAGCCGAAGAAGCAGCGTTCCTTCTGGAAGGAACTGCCGCTGCTCATCGGTATCGCGCTGATTCTCGCGCTGCTGATCAAGACCTTCCTGGTACAGGCCTTCTCGATCCCCTCCGACTCGATGCAGGACACCCTGCAGCGCGGTGACCGGGTGCTGGTCGACAAGCTGACGCCGTGGTTCGGCTCCGAGCCCTCGCGCGGCGAGGTCGTGGTCTTCCACGACCCGGGCGGCTGGCTGGAGGGCGAGCCCACGCCCAACCCCAACGCGGTGCAGAAGTTCCTCAGCCTGGTCGGGCTGATGCCGTCCGCCGAGGAGAAGGACCTGATCAAGCGGGTCATCGCGGTCGGCGGGGACACGGTGTCGTGCAAGAAGGGCGGCCCGGTCGTCGTCAACGGCAAGGCGCTGGACGAGAAGTCGTACATCTTCCCCGGTGACACCCCTTGCGACGACGAGCCGTTCGGGCCGATCCATGTGCCCAAGGGCAGCATCTGGGTCATGGGCGACCACCGGCAGAACTCCCTCGACTCCCGCTACCACCAGGAGCTGAAGGGCGGTGGCACGGTCGAGAACAAGCAGGTCGTCGGCCGCGCCTTCACGGTCGCCTGGCCGGTCAACCACTGGGACTGGCTCTCCGTTCCGTCCACCTTCGACCAGCCGGGCATCAACGCCGCGGCCACCGTCGGCCCCGCGGGTCTGGGGCTCGCCGGAGCGCTGCCCCTCGTGCTCTGGCGCAGGCGGAGGCTGACCCGCGGGTCTACCGCCGGGTAG
- a CDS encoding DUF2469 domain-containing protein: MSAEDLEKYETEMELKLYREYRDVVGLFKYVIETERRFYLTNDYEMQVHSVQGEVFFEVSMADAWVWDMYRPARFVKQVRVLTFKDVNIEELNKSDLELPGS; the protein is encoded by the coding sequence ATGAGCGCCGAGGACCTCGAGAAGTACGAGACCGAGATGGAGCTGAAGCTCTACCGGGAGTACAGGGATGTCGTCGGGCTGTTCAAATACGTGATCGAGACCGAGCGTCGGTTCTACCTCACCAATGACTACGAGATGCAGGTGCACTCGGTCCAGGGCGAGGTCTTTTTCGAAGTCTCGATGGCGGATGCCTGGGTCTGGGACATGTACAGGCCGGCCAGGTTCGTGAAGCAGGTGAGGGTGCTCACGTTCAAGGACGTGAACATCGAGGAGCTCAACAAGAGCGACCTCGAACTTCCCGGCAGCTGA
- the lepB gene encoding signal peptidase I, producing the protein MGNRGRGRGGPVADDPLPTGSRPTATTARSLPTRAERRRLARKVKRRRRRSAVKEIPLLITVAVLIALVLKTFLVQAFVIPSGSMEQTIRIGDRVLVDKLTPWFGSKPRRGDVVVFKDPNHWLQQETGSTAEDSPVVIKQIKEALTFIGLLPSNDEQDLIKRVIAVGGDTVKCCDKNGQVTVNGKALSEPYLFPGNPPSQLKFEVKVPAGRIFVMGDHRSNSADSRFHLTEAYQGTVSEDDVVGRAVLIAWPFGHWRKLEEPPTFASVPDAAGVSTAAPVASNSVSSQGPDPDPDGPIRLPTPAELPLVMGVVGLRRLWGRRSHGVRSGCGGLGGRRTIRTRRAGGPTRYVRRR; encoded by the coding sequence ATGGGTAACCGGGGGCGTGGCCGCGGCGGCCCGGTGGCCGACGACCCGCTGCCGACGGGGTCGCGGCCGACCGCCACCACGGCGCGGTCGCTGCCGACCCGTGCGGAGCGGCGCAGGCTCGCGCGCAAGGTGAAGCGGCGGCGCCGCAGGTCGGCGGTGAAGGAGATACCCCTCCTGATAACCGTGGCGGTGCTGATCGCGCTCGTACTCAAGACCTTCCTGGTGCAGGCCTTCGTGATCCCGTCGGGCTCGATGGAGCAGACGATCCGGATCGGCGACCGGGTGCTGGTCGACAAACTGACTCCGTGGTTCGGCTCGAAGCCCCGGCGCGGCGACGTGGTGGTCTTCAAGGACCCCAACCACTGGCTGCAGCAGGAGACCGGGAGCACCGCCGAGGACTCCCCGGTGGTGATCAAGCAGATCAAGGAAGCGCTGACCTTCATCGGGCTGCTGCCGTCCAACGACGAGCAGGATTTGATCAAGCGCGTCATCGCGGTCGGCGGGGACACCGTCAAGTGCTGCGACAAGAACGGCCAGGTCACCGTCAACGGCAAGGCGCTGAGCGAGCCGTACCTTTTCCCCGGAAATCCGCCGTCGCAACTCAAATTCGAGGTAAAGGTCCCGGCCGGACGGATCTTCGTGATGGGCGATCACCGGTCGAATTCGGCCGATTCGCGCTTCCATCTGACCGAGGCGTACCAGGGGACGGTCTCCGAGGACGACGTTGTGGGACGGGCTGTTCTGATCGCCTGGCCCTTCGGACACTGGCGAAAACTGGAGGAACCGCCCACCTTCGCATCGGTTCCTGATGCGGCGGGCGTGTCGACTGCGGCACCGGTTGCGTCGAATAGTGTGTCCTCCCAGGGTCCGGATCCGGATCCTGACGGACCGATCCGACTCCCGACCCCTGCGGAACTCCCGCTCGTTATGGGAGTGGTGGGCCTGCGTCGACTATGGGGCAGGCGGTCGCACGGAGTGAGGAGTGGATGTGGGGGACTTGGCGGTCGGCGCACGATCCGGACACGACGAGCCGGAGGACCGACCCGGTACGTCCGGCGACGCTGA